Proteins from one Scyliorhinus canicula chromosome 6, sScyCan1.1, whole genome shotgun sequence genomic window:
- the LOC119967025 gene encoding uncharacterized protein LOC119967025 — protein sequence MLRIFLTVSVLFWNQLAAQNAVDKVLDLCEEVDCFKPIFVIQSGSYDVMKFKSHQLVETEVSGMDMEHALEVGLGKLFNYLYFNNSAGTIVPVSAPWGVLGSLENGTMQQSFAVYRLLLPEIEMVPEPLDDTVEVGRRPDVWLYVRAFDGEADEDEIENRVVQFQKDLKQDNQNFGELFRIALYNTRGLMYIAFEKTDEPEN from the exons ATGCTGAGAATCTTCTTAACCGTGTCTGTCCTCTTCTGGAACCAACTCGCTGCACAGAATGCGGTAGACAAGGTGCTCGACCTCTGTGAAGAAGTTGACTGCTTTAAACCCATTTTCGTAATTCAGAGCGGG AGTTATGATGTAATGAAATTCAAAAGCCACCAATTGGTTGAAACGGAGGTTTCTGGAATGGATATGGAACATGCACTGGAGGTCGGCCTGGGGAAACTTTTCAATTATCTATATTTTAATAATTCTGCAG GTACAATTGTTCCTGTCTCTGCACCTTGGGGAGTTCTTGGTTCTTTGGAAAATGGCACAATGCAACAGTCATTTGCCGTATATCGTCTACTCCTTCCTGAAATCGAAATGGTACCGGAACCATTAGATGACACAGTTGAAGTAGGAAGAAGACCTGATGTTTGGCTCTATGTCAG GGCTTTTGACGGGGAAGCTGATGAAGACGAAATTGAAAATCGCGTGGTTCAATTCCAGAAGGACCTAAAACAGGACAATCAAAACTTTGGAGAGTTATTTCGTATCGCTTTGTATAACACACGTGGGCTCATGTACATTGCTTTTGAAAAAACTGATGAACCTGAAAACTAG